In the Flavobacterium sp. J372 genome, one interval contains:
- a CDS encoding NACHT domain-containing NTPase — protein sequence MLEKEKINKLQNISKETEIHELLKELLPYMGYQNVTITHESGNVPEYGKDLIASLPDKIEEINEWTAFVVKKGDITGTSRMNVELQAQVKECFDYAYESLKYGKLNIAKVRIVTNGKINSGAKQKFFKDDFYSNANVIFWSYEELVKYIDKYYPRFWLKGSKNYKHYIELFQTRNKYDDFAKTLSLNDLKIERLLKNTIRLKLAEYFYDEDNGQFRRKWFEVEDLNKLKECSLIVGESGSGKTTLFKQIANNIIYENSIRNDFEFYPIILKFKDLQDNEFDVNKTIEQYFQQEAYQSLSFDVEALFEKKNFILFIDALDEIGDKENKEKALAAVKTYHETNSTIQIFCSSRNSDSLLGTCRQLNFRYFDIINISIQQAETFIDRYFDGEELKGKRLIKSLKDSRILDKLPKTPLTLTLLTSLFDEDGFEIPATISDLYKYFVDVLLNKNIKENHLDLLKVGVHRSVLSFIAEYLHTKRIKTISKSDLNELIVNFANERGQKYNVSELLNDLVQDINLLIENERGEIEFKHLSFQEYFTAYQFYNHSINGKSEFINNFNDVWWQNVAIFYAGMTKDSPQLIEDIISNSIPQDFHEYIVNVSGLGYLIQALYNTPVEYRKKAIVKNLESIHAALKFITNTQDEKYSDIKSFLHTTYGANKILAFWYEFHHSSVTLKELLNTLFNEMLEILAANQFMSIEEKNDYEYSAYLVAASLLNIEFDDFDNYFRLLNVTGSDNFVVQGLIESDFNNKFKTLTKEEKRRKSIKKFETRLSFLDNKKIDENVNVTLKDGARIKKPRQFKK from the coding sequence ATGCTGGAAAAAGAAAAGATAAACAAGCTTCAAAATATTTCAAAGGAAACAGAAATCCATGAATTATTAAAAGAATTGCTCCCCTACATGGGTTACCAAAATGTAACAATTACCCACGAAAGTGGAAATGTACCTGAATATGGAAAAGATTTAATTGCATCATTACCTGACAAAATTGAAGAGATTAATGAATGGACAGCTTTTGTTGTTAAGAAGGGTGATATAACGGGAACTTCACGAATGAATGTAGAGTTACAAGCCCAGGTAAAGGAATGTTTTGACTATGCCTATGAATCATTAAAATATGGAAAACTTAATATTGCTAAAGTCCGCATCGTGACTAATGGAAAAATTAATAGCGGAGCAAAACAAAAATTTTTTAAAGATGATTTTTATAGTAATGCTAATGTTATTTTTTGGAGTTATGAAGAGTTAGTAAAATACATTGACAAGTATTACCCAAGGTTTTGGCTTAAAGGCTCGAAAAATTATAAGCATTATATAGAGTTATTTCAAACCAGAAATAAGTATGATGACTTTGCAAAAACACTTAGCCTTAATGATTTAAAAATTGAGAGACTGTTAAAAAATACTATAAGATTGAAATTGGCGGAATATTTTTATGATGAAGATAATGGCCAATTCAGAAGAAAATGGTTTGAAGTTGAAGATTTAAATAAACTAAAAGAATGCTCTCTAATTGTAGGGGAATCTGGATCGGGGAAAACGACATTATTTAAACAAATCGCGAACAATATTATTTACGAAAACTCAATCAGAAATGACTTTGAATTTTATCCTATAATATTAAAATTTAAAGATCTTCAAGATAATGAATTCGATGTAAATAAAACAATTGAGCAATATTTTCAACAAGAGGCCTATCAATCCTTAAGTTTTGACGTGGAAGCATTATTTGAGAAGAAAAATTTTATTTTGTTTATTGATGCTTTAGATGAAATTGGAGATAAAGAAAATAAAGAAAAGGCCCTGGCAGCCGTTAAAACATATCATGAAACAAATTCGACGATTCAAATTTTCTGTTCCTCTAGAAATTCCGACTCTCTATTAGGCACATGCCGACAACTAAATTTTCGATATTTTGATATAATAAATATTTCAATTCAGCAGGCAGAAACATTTATAGATAGATATTTTGATGGAGAAGAACTCAAGGGCAAGCGCTTAATTAAATCCTTAAAAGACTCACGTATATTAGATAAGCTGCCGAAAACTCCGTTAACGCTCACATTATTGACATCTCTTTTTGATGAAGATGGATTTGAAATTCCGGCCACAATATCAGATTTATACAAATATTTCGTAGATGTTCTATTGAATAAGAATATTAAAGAAAATCATCTGGATTTATTGAAAGTCGGTGTTCACAGGAGTGTTCTATCATTTATTGCCGAATATTTACATACAAAAAGGATTAAAACTATTTCAAAATCAGATTTAAATGAGTTAATAGTTAATTTTGCAAACGAGCGTGGTCAAAAATATAATGTTTCGGAACTTTTAAATGACTTGGTTCAAGACATCAATCTGCTAATTGAAAATGAACGGGGAGAAATTGAATTCAAACATCTTTCGTTTCAAGAATATTTTACAGCTTACCAGTTCTACAATCATAGCATAAATGGTAAATCCGAATTCATAAATAATTTTAATGATGTTTGGTGGCAAAATGTTGCAATATTCTATGCGGGGATGACAAAAGATTCACCACAGTTGATTGAAGACATCATATCCAATTCCATACCTCAAGATTTTCATGAGTATATCGTAAATGTAAGTGGATTAGGATATTTAATCCAAGCCCTTTACAACACACCAGTTGAATACAGAAAAAAAGCAATTGTAAAAAATTTAGAAAGTATTCACGCAGCGTTAAAATTTATTACGAATACTCAGGATGAAAAGTATTCAGACATAAAATCTTTTTTACATACAACATATGGCGCTAATAAAATTTTAGCTTTCTGGTACGAATTTCATCATTCTTCCGTAACATTAAAGGAACTTTTAAATACTTTGTTTAACGAAATGTTGGAGATATTGGCAGCTAATCAGTTTATGTCAATCGAAGAAAAAAATGATTATGAATATTCCGCTTATTTAGTAGCTGCTAGTCTTCTAAATATTGAGTTTGATGATTTTGATAATTATTTTAGATTGCTAAATGTTACTGGAAGTGATAATTTTGTTGTCCAGGGATTAATTGAATCAGATTTTAATAATAAATTTAAGACTCTTACAAAAGAAGAAAAGAGGCGAAAAAGTATAAAGAAATTTGAAACAAGACTTTCTTTCTTAGATAATAAGAAAATTGATGAAAATGTCAATGTAACACTTAAAGATGGAGCTAGAATTAAGAAACCCAGACAATTCAAAAAATAA
- a CDS encoding nucleotidyl transferase AbiEii/AbiGii toxin family protein, which translates to MLYKNTVSPAMWELMHTLMKDEILQDFVMVGGTALSLRIGHRMSVDIDLFSVNNFDAQSTLRYLENRYGAETSQYNTNSIMTFINDIKVDLVSHKYPYVKPVEAIENIRIISIEDIGAMKLHAIVQSGKRYKDFVDMYYLLEYNPLQTYLSAYQKKYNTNPYIARNGLLYHDNIISFQGVETPDGKEIKWNVVKERLRKANINIGAQFKSIGKKQENINPAWSKRKGFRR; encoded by the coding sequence ATGCTATATAAAAATACAGTAAGTCCTGCAATGTGGGAACTCATGCATACGCTGATGAAAGATGAAATTCTGCAAGATTTTGTAATGGTCGGCGGCACCGCACTTAGCCTCAGGATAGGCCACCGAATGAGTGTGGATATTGATTTATTTTCAGTGAATAATTTCGACGCCCAAAGTACATTACGGTATCTTGAAAACCGCTATGGTGCAGAAACATCACAATATAACACCAACTCCATTATGACCTTTATCAATGATATTAAAGTGGATTTGGTTTCTCACAAATACCCATATGTAAAACCTGTTGAGGCTATTGAAAATATACGGATTATTTCAATTGAGGATATTGGTGCAATGAAATTACATGCTATTGTGCAAAGCGGGAAACGCTATAAAGATTTTGTGGATATGTATTATTTACTGGAGTATAATCCGTTGCAAACCTACCTGAGTGCCTACCAGAAAAAGTATAACACTAATCCTTACATTGCCCGTAATGGATTACTATACCACGATAATATCATTTCATTCCAGGGCGTTGAAACCCCGGACGGAAAGGAGATTAAATGGAATGTTGTAAAAGAAAGGTTGAGAAAAGCCAATATTAATATTGGTGCCCAATTTAAAAGTATTGGTAAAAAGCAAGAGAACATAAACCCGGCCTGGTCAAAACGTAAGGGATTCAGGAGGTAA
- a CDS encoding carboxypeptidase-like regulatory domain-containing protein, with the protein MLRELLLLIFFLALIKTSAQTTIKVTDARTGKGLAQATLRIDNIRIVTNDDGLAILPKDQEFDNTLIIASYLGYQQAAMTLMQLRQNQLTLKLGPIAYELQEVAVKSISRNPDTIMALVKRNLATNYKGAASPIKNTLFIRTSTLCKPIQAEAEMSKSTKVAKKDLDKVNAELKVFTSNLIKHPPQKVTDMLADYYTAIQIVNGKKIFNSKLLVRKGISFKEDKLAPTPEDTELRGMALLMSHLDTTKLYRIKSGIFGTRDTVIGGKKVKRENPNLRGAKSQIIGVSAKSNLTYNHDFVTKQELYEYTFAGVSNYEEGNYLYRINFSPRKRKAKYAGTLYISPTDYAIVRVDYQLADGKVKSGLNLKFILGVKHADNISKGTLVYEQKACDKSYYLKYASSDEGAYMYINRPLKFIEITDGGKEKVSYDIKVEGDIITRTEYLCLTRAEIAETEFDEAFEKEFAFDEPHVYDAKVWDKYVAENPVPIIESLKKPE; encoded by the coding sequence ATGCTTAGAGAACTTTTACTATTGATATTTTTTTTGGCACTTATAAAAACTTCTGCCCAAACAACTATTAAGGTAACAGATGCACGAACCGGTAAAGGCCTGGCTCAGGCAACTCTAAGAATTGACAACATCCGAATAGTAACCAATGATGATGGGCTTGCTATACTGCCAAAAGACCAGGAATTTGATAATACTTTAATTATTGCCAGTTATCTGGGATATCAGCAAGCAGCGATGACCCTGATGCAATTGCGCCAAAACCAATTGACATTAAAGCTTGGACCTATTGCTTATGAGCTGCAGGAAGTTGCAGTCAAAAGTATCAGCCGAAATCCTGATACCATCATGGCACTTGTAAAGCGCAATCTTGCTACTAATTACAAGGGTGCAGCTAGTCCAATTAAAAATACGTTATTTATTAGAACATCAACCCTGTGTAAACCAATACAGGCTGAAGCTGAAATGAGCAAGTCAACTAAAGTAGCCAAAAAAGACCTGGATAAAGTAAATGCTGAATTAAAGGTTTTTACAAGCAATCTCATTAAGCATCCGCCACAAAAAGTAACTGATATGCTGGCAGATTATTACACCGCCATTCAAATAGTTAACGGTAAGAAGATATTCAACAGTAAACTTTTGGTCCGGAAGGGTATAAGTTTTAAAGAAGACAAGTTAGCGCCCACGCCTGAAGATACAGAACTCAGAGGCATGGCTTTATTGATGAGCCACCTTGACACTACAAAATTATATCGTATCAAAAGCGGCATATTCGGTACACGTGATACAGTAATAGGGGGCAAAAAAGTAAAACGAGAGAACCCTAACCTGAGGGGTGCAAAATCGCAAATCATAGGGGTTTCTGCAAAAAGCAATCTTACGTACAATCATGACTTTGTTACCAAACAAGAGCTTTATGAGTATACATTTGCAGGTGTCTCAAATTATGAAGAAGGGAACTATTTATATAGAATAAATTTCAGTCCGCGTAAACGAAAGGCAAAATATGCAGGCACTTTATATATCTCGCCTACAGATTACGCTATAGTACGGGTAGATTACCAGCTTGCGGACGGCAAGGTAAAAAGCGGGCTTAACCTTAAATTTATTTTAGGTGTCAAACATGCGGACAACATAAGTAAGGGTACACTCGTGTATGAACAAAAGGCCTGCGATAAAAGTTACTACCTTAAATACGCCAGTTCTGACGAAGGCGCTTATATGTATATAAACCGTCCCTTAAAATTCATCGAGATTACTGATGGTGGTAAAGAAAAAGTGTCATATGACATTAAAGTTGAAGGCGATATAATTACCAGGACGGAATATTTATGCCTTACACGAGCTGAAATTGCAGAAACTGAATTTGATGAAGCTTTTGAAAAGGAGTTTGCTTTTGATGAACCGCATGTTTACGATGCAAAAGTCTGGGATAAATATGTTGCCGAAAATCCTGTACCTATAATAGAAAGCCTGAAAAAACCTGAATAA
- a CDS encoding helix-turn-helix domain-containing protein has translation MNIDLVTKDDLQKFKEELLEEIRHFQMYPRKRGEEPKAWLKSYEVRKLLGISAGTLQNLRVNGTLPFSKIGGLMYYRYDDIQKLMEKVR, from the coding sequence ATGAATATAGATTTAGTGACGAAGGATGATCTTCAAAAATTTAAGGAAGAATTGCTTGAAGAAATCCGTCATTTCCAGATGTACCCACGCAAGCGAGGGGAAGAGCCAAAAGCATGGCTTAAAAGTTATGAGGTAAGAAAGCTGTTAGGAATTTCGGCAGGGACATTGCAAAATTTACGTGTGAACGGCACATTGCCGTTCAGTAAGATTGGTGGCCTAATGTACTATCGTTATGACGATATTCAAAAACTAATGGAGAAGGTACGTTGA
- a CDS encoding acetyl-CoA C-acyltransferase: MSKKVVIVSAARTPIGSFMGGLSTVTAAQLGAAAIKGALDKINLDGKHVDEVLMGNVVQAGVGQAPARQASRGAGLPDSVVATTVNKVCASGMKAVMQGAQAIMCGDADVVVAGGMENMSLIPHYVQMRTGVKFGGATMIDGLQKDGLSDAYDNNAMGVCADACATEYKISREEQDAFAIESYNRSANAWNSGKFDNEVVPVAVPQRKGDPIMVTKDEEYTNVKLDKIPALNAAFTKEGTVTAANASTINDGAAALVLMSEEKANELGLKPLAYIRSYADAEQEPKWFTTSPAKALPKALDKAGLTKEDVDFFEFNEAFSVVGIANTKILGLDPAKVNVNGGAVSLGHPLGCSGARIIVTLLSVLEQNNGKIGAAAICNGGGGASAIVLERA; this comes from the coding sequence ATGAGCAAAAAAGTAGTTATAGTATCAGCCGCACGTACTCCTATAGGTAGCTTTATGGGGGGGTTATCAACAGTAACGGCTGCTCAATTGGGTGCCGCAGCAATAAAAGGCGCTCTAGATAAAATAAACCTTGACGGCAAGCATGTAGATGAAGTTTTGATGGGTAATGTAGTGCAGGCCGGTGTTGGCCAGGCTCCGGCAAGGCAAGCTTCGCGCGGTGCAGGGCTTCCTGATAGCGTTGTGGCAACAACAGTAAATAAGGTTTGCGCTTCAGGTATGAAAGCGGTAATGCAGGGCGCTCAGGCCATTATGTGCGGCGATGCCGATGTAGTGGTTGCCGGCGGAATGGAAAATATGAGCCTTATACCTCACTATGTACAAATGCGTACAGGCGTGAAATTTGGCGGCGCTACAATGATTGACGGACTTCAGAAAGACGGCCTTAGCGATGCTTATGATAATAACGCAATGGGTGTTTGTGCAGATGCATGTGCAACGGAATACAAGATAAGCCGGGAAGAACAGGATGCTTTTGCTATTGAATCATACAACCGCTCTGCAAACGCGTGGAATTCAGGGAAATTTGATAATGAGGTTGTTCCGGTAGCTGTACCACAACGTAAAGGTGACCCGATAATGGTGACTAAAGATGAAGAGTACACTAACGTAAAGCTTGACAAAATACCTGCACTTAACGCTGCCTTCACTAAAGAAGGTACGGTAACTGCAGCCAATGCTTCTACAATAAATGATGGTGCTGCTGCGCTTGTGCTTATGAGCGAAGAAAAGGCTAATGAACTGGGCCTTAAGCCACTTGCCTACATAAGGTCTTACGCTGATGCTGAGCAGGAACCGAAATGGTTCACTACTTCGCCTGCCAAAGCGCTGCCTAAAGCCCTTGACAAAGCAGGGCTTACTAAAGAAGATGTTGATTTCTTTGAATTTAATGAGGCATTTTCTGTAGTAGGTATTGCCAACACTAAGATATTAGGCCTTGACCCTGCAAAAGTCAACGTAAATGGCGGTGCAGTTTCTCTTGGCCATCCGCTAGGTTGTTCAGGTGCGAGAATCATAGTAACTCTTCTTAGCGTATTGGAGCAAAATAATGGCAAAATAGGTGCTGCAGCTATATGCAATGGCGGCGGCGGCGCTTCGGCGATTGTGCTGGAACGTGCATAA
- a CDS encoding relaxase/mobilization nuclease domain-containing protein, with protein MVAKINRGKSLLGAIKYNLEKVDQGNGSILSTSKIIESADGSYNIDQFSRSFQPYLMANRKTEKPILHISLNPDPKDKVSADTLRELAQDYMRQMGYSNQPFAVFKHTDIDRTHIHIVSVCVNEQGKKISDTFEKKALNGCLSQIGTAVQPDKCHTAKEKRRQYDISSC; from the coding sequence ATGGTAGCGAAAATCAACAGGGGAAAAAGTTTGCTCGGAGCAATCAAGTACAACCTTGAGAAAGTCGATCAGGGAAACGGTAGCATACTTTCGACTTCAAAAATTATAGAATCTGCTGATGGCAGTTACAACATCGACCAATTCTCCCGTTCGTTCCAACCCTATTTAATGGCAAACCGAAAGACAGAAAAGCCAATCCTGCATATTTCCCTGAACCCGGACCCGAAAGACAAAGTAAGTGCCGACACTCTACGGGAACTTGCCCAGGATTATATGCGTCAGATGGGCTACAGCAACCAACCCTTTGCAGTATTCAAGCATACAGATATTGACCGTACCCATATCCACATCGTATCGGTTTGTGTAAACGAGCAGGGCAAAAAAATTTCTGACACATTCGAGAAAAAGGCGCTCAATGGATGCCTGTCGCAAATTGGAACAGCAGTACAACCTGATAAATGCCACACAGCTAAGGAAAAACGAAGACAATACGATATTTCGTCCTGTTGA